In Mangifera indica cultivar Alphonso chromosome 1, CATAS_Mindica_2.1, whole genome shotgun sequence, a single genomic region encodes these proteins:
- the LOC123212035 gene encoding 60S ribosomal protein L27 yields the protein MVKFLKTNKAVILLQGRYAGRKAVIIKSFDDGTRERPYGHCLVAGIKKYPSKVIRKDSSKKTAKKSRVKAFIKLVNYQHLMPTRYTLDVDLKDVVTVDSLQSKDKKVTACKDTKKRLEERFKTGKNRWFFTKLRF from the coding sequence ATGGTGAAGTTTCTCAAAACAAACAAGGCTGTAATCCTTCTTCAAGGCCGTTATGCCGGGCGAAAGGCAGTCATCATTAAGTCATTCGACGATGGCACCCGCGAGCGCCCCTACGGCCACTGTTTGGTTGCAGGTATAAAGAAGTACCCCAGCAAGGTTATCAGGAAGGACTCTTCGAAGAAGACAGCGAAGAAGTCCCGCGTCAAGGCCTTCATCAAACTCGTCAACTACCAGCACCTGATGCCCACTCGCTACACGCTTGATGTGGATTTGAAGGACGTCGTGACTGTAGATAGTCTGCAGAGCAAGGACAAGAAGGTCACTGCTTGTAAGGACACTAAGAAGAGATTGGAGGAGAGGTTCAAGACCGGCAAGAATCGTTGGTTTTTTACCAAGCTAAGGTTCTAG